One genomic window of Solanum dulcamara chromosome 10, daSolDulc1.2, whole genome shotgun sequence includes the following:
- the LOC129870285 gene encoding uncharacterized protein LOC129870285 isoform X1 gives MAMMSNEEEKRCPLCAEEMDWTDQQFKPCKCGYQVCLWCWHHIMDMAEKDESEGRCPACRTTYEKEKVVRMQTNIEREGNINANRKSKQQPKAKPKTNEVKKDLTNVRVIQRKMAYVIGLPISHADEDLLQQKEYFGQYGKVTKISLSRTTGGAIQQFVNDTCSVYITYSKEEEAVRCIQSVHGFVLEDRYLRASFGTAKYCHAWLRNTPCSNPSCLYLHSIGADEDSFGKDDVAAIHTRNRVQQIVGATSNMMNRAGNVLPPPIDELSSTGFTLTETSSIRNADASNDTVNYSSYMAHVIPHDKDGDADGPNRMTTFVDIVGRYNTSGAERDGNSTEDCRILNLSSDLSSLTISKDNHGHETYPDKTLFKVPSSNHVVNHPRGNQNFVEFSDEPYREDYTSFDSQGLKDPNNIDQKAFLLPSCSAQSTENSGGRLLVHTPCSLSSNVMDYGALHNQVDEASLPLSCVNAILNEGLHDLKFQSSVKSDRVYRSSTSFSNEEIVEHLRRIDGDNLTNYQDSSFNAIESSIISNIMSKDLDSCDDSMALRRSFVGSYGESVGKHGASWNSLHSHQSGFSFVKQDDFPRQGGDLDSCFGNIGQIPKNSSILQDFRENKEQQYVHKAPYQITRPKGSAPPGFSMPSRDLPHGFASSDDIGGIPRALSGNRLVNSSSSSLLHTPSTGSISSAGDIDFVDPATSGFGNGKPANGFDISALEIGSACVPQRRGFEDEARIWHLMQQKSLDQGKFSQRIASQTPSVHQSRRFPSHGGDDYFGLDDIYGFSSRMVDQHQNFDPPSYSQFPQQKLATNGHIFNGFQHNSLDDIHRSNEVDSRTQHQTTNDTLGFKKFYAGYGDVMFQAPRSGDVYTRVFGM, from the exons AT GGCAATGATGAGCAACGAAGAAGAGAAAAGGTGTCCACTTTGTGCTGAAGAGATGGACTGGACAGATCAGCAGTTTAAGCCTTGCAAATGTGGTTATCAG GTGTGTCTTTGGTGTTGGCATCACATAATGGACATGGCAGAAAAAGATGAGTCAGAGGGACGATGTCCTGCATGTCGAACAACATACGAAAAGGAGAAAGTTGTTAGAATGCAAACAAATATTGAGAG GGAAGGGAACATCAATGCCAATAGGAAAAGCAAACAACAACCAAAGGCAAAGCCAAAAACTAATGAAGTCAAGAAGGATCTCACGAATGTTCGGGTCATTCAACGTAAAATGGCATATGTGATTGGCCTGCCTATTAGTCATGCAGATGAAGAT CTTTTACAGCAGAAGGAATATTTTGGGCAATATGGAAAAGTTACTAAAATTTCTCTGTCTCGGACAACTGGTGGTGCCATCCAGCAATTTGTTAATGATACCTGTAGTGT ATATATTACATATTCAAAAGAAGAGGAGGCCGTGCGGTGTATTCAGTCTGTACATGGTTTTGTCTTGGAAGATAGGTATTTGAG AGCATCATTTGGGACTGCAAAATACTGCCACGCGTGGTTGAGAAACACG CCTTGCAGTAATCCTTCGTGTCTATATTTGCATAGCATTGGTGCTGATGAAGATAGCTTTGGTAAAGATGATGTAGCTGCAATtcatacaag GAATAGAGTTCAACAAATTGTTGGTGCCACCAGTAATATGATGAACCGCGCAGGAAATGTCTTGCCACCTCCAATTGATGAACTATCTAGTACTGGCTTTACATTGACTGAGACATCTAGCATTAGAAATGCA GATGCATCAAACGATACAGTGAATTACAGTAGCTACATGGCTCATGTAATTCCTCATGATAAGGATGGAGACGCTGATGGACCAAACAGAATGACAACTTTTGTTGATATTGTTGGACGGTACAATACTTCTGGTGCAGAGAGAGATGGAAATAGCACTGAAGATTGTAGGATTTTGAATTTATCTTCTGACCTATCTTCACTAACCATTAGCAAAGATAATCATGGTCATGAAACATATCCTGATAAAACTTTGTTCAAAGTTCCATCTTCAAATCACGTTGTCAATCATCCGCGAGGCAAccaaaattttgttgaattttcaGATGAACCTTACAGGGAAGATTATACATCTTTTGACAGTCAAGGACTGAAGGATCCAAATAATATAGATCAAAAGGCTTTTCTTTTGCCATCCTGTTCTGCTCAATCCACAGAGAACTCTGGTGGTCGTTTATTAGTACATACGCCATGTAGTCTGAGTAGCAATGTAATGGATTATGGAGCTTTACATAATCAAGTGGATGAAGCTTCTCTGCCACTTTCATGTGTAAATGCGATATTAAATGAAGGACTTCATGACTTGAAGTTCCAAAGCTCTGTCAAATCTGATAGGGTTTACAGAAGTTCTACCTCATTTTCCAATGAagaaatagtggagcacctaCGGAGGATTGATGGTGATAATTTGACTAATTATCAAGATTCTTCATTCAATGCCATAGAAAGCagtattatttcaaatattatgTCAAAGGACTTGGATTCATGTGATGATTCTATGGCCTTGCGTCGTAGTTTTGTTGGCTCGTATGGTGAATCTGTTGGGAAACATGGTGCTTCCTGGAACTCTTTGCACAGCCACCAATCAGGGTTCTCTTTTGTGAAGCAAGATGACTTTCCCAGGCAAGGAGGTGATTTGGATTCGTGTTTTGGAAATATTGGTCAGATACCAAAGAATTCATCCATCCTTCAGGATTTCAGAGAGAACAAGGAGCAGCAGTATGTGCACAAGGCTCCGTATCAAA TCACCAGACCAAAAGGTTCGGCTCCACCTGGGTTCTCAATGCCCTCAAGGGACCTGCCTCACGGTTTTGCCTCATCTGATGATATAGGAGGAATCCCTCGTGCTCTCTCTG GTAATCGTTTAGTAAATagttcttcatcaagtttgcTTCATACACCATCAACCGGAAGCATTAGCAGTGCaggtgatatcgattttgttgACCCTGCTACATCAGGCTTTGGAAATGGCAAGCCAGCAAATGGTTTTGATATCTCAGCCCTGGAAATCGGGTCAGCTTGTGTGCCACAGAGGAGAGGCTTTGAAGATGAGGCAAGAATCTGGCATCTTATGCAACAAAAATCTTTAGATCAAGGGAAATTCTCTCAACGAATTGCTTCTCAAACACCATCAGTGCATCAGTCACGAAGGTTTCCTAGTCATGGCGGAGATGATTATTTTGGCCTGGATGATATATATGGCTTCTCGTCAAGGATGGTGGATCAACACCAAAATTTTGATCCACCTTCCTATTCACAATTTCCACAGCAAAAGCTTGCGACAAATGGCCACATATTTAATGGCTTCCAGCACAATAGTTTGGATGATATCCATCGTAGTAATGAAGTGGACAGTAGgacacaacaccaaacaacaaATGATACATTAGGTTTCAAAAAATTCTACGCTGGATATGGAGATGTGATGTTCCAGGCGCCCCGGTCTGGCGATGTATACACCAGAGTATTTGGGATGTAA
- the LOC129870285 gene encoding uncharacterized protein LOC129870285 isoform X2, whose product MMSNEEEKRCPLCAEEMDWTDQQFKPCKCGYQVCLWCWHHIMDMAEKDESEGRCPACRTTYEKEKVVRMQTNIEREGNINANRKSKQQPKAKPKTNEVKKDLTNVRVIQRKMAYVIGLPISHADEDLLQQKEYFGQYGKVTKISLSRTTGGAIQQFVNDTCSVYITYSKEEEAVRCIQSVHGFVLEDRYLRASFGTAKYCHAWLRNTPCSNPSCLYLHSIGADEDSFGKDDVAAIHTRNRVQQIVGATSNMMNRAGNVLPPPIDELSSTGFTLTETSSIRNADASNDTVNYSSYMAHVIPHDKDGDADGPNRMTTFVDIVGRYNTSGAERDGNSTEDCRILNLSSDLSSLTISKDNHGHETYPDKTLFKVPSSNHVVNHPRGNQNFVEFSDEPYREDYTSFDSQGLKDPNNIDQKAFLLPSCSAQSTENSGGRLLVHTPCSLSSNVMDYGALHNQVDEASLPLSCVNAILNEGLHDLKFQSSVKSDRVYRSSTSFSNEEIVEHLRRIDGDNLTNYQDSSFNAIESSIISNIMSKDLDSCDDSMALRRSFVGSYGESVGKHGASWNSLHSHQSGFSFVKQDDFPRQGGDLDSCFGNIGQIPKNSSILQDFRENKEQQYVHKAPYQITRPKGSAPPGFSMPSRDLPHGFASSDDIGGIPRALSGNRLVNSSSSSLLHTPSTGSISSAGDIDFVDPATSGFGNGKPANGFDISALEIGSACVPQRRGFEDEARIWHLMQQKSLDQGKFSQRIASQTPSVHQSRRFPSHGGDDYFGLDDIYGFSSRMVDQHQNFDPPSYSQFPQQKLATNGHIFNGFQHNSLDDIHRSNEVDSRTQHQTTNDTLGFKKFYAGYGDVMFQAPRSGDVYTRVFGM is encoded by the exons ATGATGAGCAACGAAGAAGAGAAAAGGTGTCCACTTTGTGCTGAAGAGATGGACTGGACAGATCAGCAGTTTAAGCCTTGCAAATGTGGTTATCAG GTGTGTCTTTGGTGTTGGCATCACATAATGGACATGGCAGAAAAAGATGAGTCAGAGGGACGATGTCCTGCATGTCGAACAACATACGAAAAGGAGAAAGTTGTTAGAATGCAAACAAATATTGAGAG GGAAGGGAACATCAATGCCAATAGGAAAAGCAAACAACAACCAAAGGCAAAGCCAAAAACTAATGAAGTCAAGAAGGATCTCACGAATGTTCGGGTCATTCAACGTAAAATGGCATATGTGATTGGCCTGCCTATTAGTCATGCAGATGAAGAT CTTTTACAGCAGAAGGAATATTTTGGGCAATATGGAAAAGTTACTAAAATTTCTCTGTCTCGGACAACTGGTGGTGCCATCCAGCAATTTGTTAATGATACCTGTAGTGT ATATATTACATATTCAAAAGAAGAGGAGGCCGTGCGGTGTATTCAGTCTGTACATGGTTTTGTCTTGGAAGATAGGTATTTGAG AGCATCATTTGGGACTGCAAAATACTGCCACGCGTGGTTGAGAAACACG CCTTGCAGTAATCCTTCGTGTCTATATTTGCATAGCATTGGTGCTGATGAAGATAGCTTTGGTAAAGATGATGTAGCTGCAATtcatacaag GAATAGAGTTCAACAAATTGTTGGTGCCACCAGTAATATGATGAACCGCGCAGGAAATGTCTTGCCACCTCCAATTGATGAACTATCTAGTACTGGCTTTACATTGACTGAGACATCTAGCATTAGAAATGCA GATGCATCAAACGATACAGTGAATTACAGTAGCTACATGGCTCATGTAATTCCTCATGATAAGGATGGAGACGCTGATGGACCAAACAGAATGACAACTTTTGTTGATATTGTTGGACGGTACAATACTTCTGGTGCAGAGAGAGATGGAAATAGCACTGAAGATTGTAGGATTTTGAATTTATCTTCTGACCTATCTTCACTAACCATTAGCAAAGATAATCATGGTCATGAAACATATCCTGATAAAACTTTGTTCAAAGTTCCATCTTCAAATCACGTTGTCAATCATCCGCGAGGCAAccaaaattttgttgaattttcaGATGAACCTTACAGGGAAGATTATACATCTTTTGACAGTCAAGGACTGAAGGATCCAAATAATATAGATCAAAAGGCTTTTCTTTTGCCATCCTGTTCTGCTCAATCCACAGAGAACTCTGGTGGTCGTTTATTAGTACATACGCCATGTAGTCTGAGTAGCAATGTAATGGATTATGGAGCTTTACATAATCAAGTGGATGAAGCTTCTCTGCCACTTTCATGTGTAAATGCGATATTAAATGAAGGACTTCATGACTTGAAGTTCCAAAGCTCTGTCAAATCTGATAGGGTTTACAGAAGTTCTACCTCATTTTCCAATGAagaaatagtggagcacctaCGGAGGATTGATGGTGATAATTTGACTAATTATCAAGATTCTTCATTCAATGCCATAGAAAGCagtattatttcaaatattatgTCAAAGGACTTGGATTCATGTGATGATTCTATGGCCTTGCGTCGTAGTTTTGTTGGCTCGTATGGTGAATCTGTTGGGAAACATGGTGCTTCCTGGAACTCTTTGCACAGCCACCAATCAGGGTTCTCTTTTGTGAAGCAAGATGACTTTCCCAGGCAAGGAGGTGATTTGGATTCGTGTTTTGGAAATATTGGTCAGATACCAAAGAATTCATCCATCCTTCAGGATTTCAGAGAGAACAAGGAGCAGCAGTATGTGCACAAGGCTCCGTATCAAA TCACCAGACCAAAAGGTTCGGCTCCACCTGGGTTCTCAATGCCCTCAAGGGACCTGCCTCACGGTTTTGCCTCATCTGATGATATAGGAGGAATCCCTCGTGCTCTCTCTG GTAATCGTTTAGTAAATagttcttcatcaagtttgcTTCATACACCATCAACCGGAAGCATTAGCAGTGCaggtgatatcgattttgttgACCCTGCTACATCAGGCTTTGGAAATGGCAAGCCAGCAAATGGTTTTGATATCTCAGCCCTGGAAATCGGGTCAGCTTGTGTGCCACAGAGGAGAGGCTTTGAAGATGAGGCAAGAATCTGGCATCTTATGCAACAAAAATCTTTAGATCAAGGGAAATTCTCTCAACGAATTGCTTCTCAAACACCATCAGTGCATCAGTCACGAAGGTTTCCTAGTCATGGCGGAGATGATTATTTTGGCCTGGATGATATATATGGCTTCTCGTCAAGGATGGTGGATCAACACCAAAATTTTGATCCACCTTCCTATTCACAATTTCCACAGCAAAAGCTTGCGACAAATGGCCACATATTTAATGGCTTCCAGCACAATAGTTTGGATGATATCCATCGTAGTAATGAAGTGGACAGTAGgacacaacaccaaacaacaaATGATACATTAGGTTTCAAAAAATTCTACGCTGGATATGGAGATGTGATGTTCCAGGCGCCCCGGTCTGGCGATGTATACACCAGAGTATTTGGGATGTAA